A window from Gossypium raimondii isolate GPD5lz chromosome 7, ASM2569854v1, whole genome shotgun sequence encodes these proteins:
- the LOC105792714 gene encoding F-box/LRR-repeat protein At1g67190 isoform X1, whose product MEHLPVEVIGNILSRLGGARDVVIASATCRKWREASRKHLHTLAFNSNDLPPYRDITPKQLEILITQTIFQTTGLQGLSILMDDVDEFSASTVIAWLMYTRETLRRLFYNVRTSPNVNILEICGRQKLETLALAHNSITGVEPNFQRFPCLKSLSLSHVSISALDLSLLLTACPKLESLELVNLEIAMSDAQVTVELSCPTLKSIYVEAISLDKFMLEADSIERLHLRDCALELFELIGIGTLKYFKIDDVSVIHLDIGETIDNLEVVDVSNFTIIWPKFYQMISRSSKLRKLRLWDVAFDDEDEVVDLETIAVCFPRLKHLALSYELRDGVMHYGLQGSSNLENVMVLELGWTVINDLFSHWVEELLKRCPNLRKMIIFGSVSEVKSHEECQILANFTSSIVQLMRKYMNVEVHFEFE is encoded by the coding sequence ATGGAGCACCTACCAGTTGAAGTCATTGGAAACATTTTGTCTCGGCTTGGAGGTGCCCGGGATGTCGTGATAGCCTCTGCAACATGTCGGAAATGGCGAGAAGCTTCTCGGAAACACCTTCACACCCTAGCATTTAACTCTAATGATTTGCCTCCTTATCGTGATATTACCCCTAAACAATTAGAGATCCTGATTACTCAAACAATATTCCAAACTACAGGATTGCAAGGCCTATCAATTTTGATGGATGATGTTGATGAGTTCTCGGCTTCTACTGTTATTGCATGGCTCATGTATACAAGGGAAACCTTGCGTCGGTTGTTTTATAATGTACGGACTAGTCCGAATGTTAACATTCTTGAAATTTGTGGGAGGCAAAAGCTGGAAACATTGGCACTAGCCCACAATTCAATAACAGGGGTTGAACCTAATTTTCAGAGATTCCCTTGTTTGAAGTCTCTCTCTTTGAGTCATGTTAGTATTTCGGCTTTGGATTTGAGCCTTTTACTCACTGCATGTCCGAAACTTGAGAGCCTAGAACTTGTCAATCTGGAGATTGCAATGTCAGATGCACAAGTGACTGTAGAGTTGAGCTGCCCCACATTAAAGAGTATTTACGTCGAAGCAATTAGTTTGGATAAATTTATGCTGGAGGCCGACAGTATCGAGCGTTTGCACTTGAGGGATTGTGCCCTTGAACTTTTTGAACTGATTGGGATAGGcactttaaaatatttcaagatTGATGATGTTAGCGTGATACATCTTGACATTGGAGAGACTATCGATAATCTTGAGGTTGTTGATGTCAGTAACTTCACAATCATCTGGCCAAAGTTCTACCAGATGATTTCAAGATCCTCAAAATTAAGGAAGCTTCGGCTTTGGGATGTGGCctttgatgatgaagatgaggTTGTGGATTTGGAAACAATTGCTGTATGTTTTCCACGGTTGAAACATCTAGCATTAAGTTACGAATTGAGAGATGGTGTCATGCATTATGGTCTCCAAGGGTCTTCTAATTTGGAGAACGTGATGGTGCTGGAGCTCGGATGGACTGTAATTAATGATCTCTTCTCGCATTGGGTTGAGGAGCTGCTAAAACGGTGCCCAAATCTtagaaaaatgattatttttgggTCTGTCTCTGAAGTCAAGTCGCATGAAGAATGCCAGATATTGGCCAATTTCACCTCATCTATTGTTCAGCTGATGaggaaatatatgaatgtagAGGTGCACTTTGAATTTGAGTAA
- the LOC105792714 gene encoding F-box/LRR-repeat protein At1g67190 isoform X2 produces MDDVDEFSASTVIAWLMYTRETLRRLFYNVRTSPNVNILEICGRQKLETLALAHNSITGVEPNFQRFPCLKSLSLSHVSISALDLSLLLTACPKLESLELVNLEIAMSDAQVTVELSCPTLKSIYVEAISLDKFMLEADSIERLHLRDCALELFELIGIGTLKYFKIDDVSVIHLDIGETIDNLEVVDVSNFTIIWPKFYQMISRSSKLRKLRLWDVAFDDEDEVVDLETIAVCFPRLKHLALSYELRDGVMHYGLQGSSNLENVMVLELGWTVINDLFSHWVEELLKRCPNLRKMIIFGSVSEVKSHEECQILANFTSSIVQLMRKYMNVEVHFEFE; encoded by the coding sequence ATGGATGATGTTGATGAGTTCTCGGCTTCTACTGTTATTGCATGGCTCATGTATACAAGGGAAACCTTGCGTCGGTTGTTTTATAATGTACGGACTAGTCCGAATGTTAACATTCTTGAAATTTGTGGGAGGCAAAAGCTGGAAACATTGGCACTAGCCCACAATTCAATAACAGGGGTTGAACCTAATTTTCAGAGATTCCCTTGTTTGAAGTCTCTCTCTTTGAGTCATGTTAGTATTTCGGCTTTGGATTTGAGCCTTTTACTCACTGCATGTCCGAAACTTGAGAGCCTAGAACTTGTCAATCTGGAGATTGCAATGTCAGATGCACAAGTGACTGTAGAGTTGAGCTGCCCCACATTAAAGAGTATTTACGTCGAAGCAATTAGTTTGGATAAATTTATGCTGGAGGCCGACAGTATCGAGCGTTTGCACTTGAGGGATTGTGCCCTTGAACTTTTTGAACTGATTGGGATAGGcactttaaaatatttcaagatTGATGATGTTAGCGTGATACATCTTGACATTGGAGAGACTATCGATAATCTTGAGGTTGTTGATGTCAGTAACTTCACAATCATCTGGCCAAAGTTCTACCAGATGATTTCAAGATCCTCAAAATTAAGGAAGCTTCGGCTTTGGGATGTGGCctttgatgatgaagatgaggTTGTGGATTTGGAAACAATTGCTGTATGTTTTCCACGGTTGAAACATCTAGCATTAAGTTACGAATTGAGAGATGGTGTCATGCATTATGGTCTCCAAGGGTCTTCTAATTTGGAGAACGTGATGGTGCTGGAGCTCGGATGGACTGTAATTAATGATCTCTTCTCGCATTGGGTTGAGGAGCTGCTAAAACGGTGCCCAAATCTtagaaaaatgattatttttgggTCTGTCTCTGAAGTCAAGTCGCATGAAGAATGCCAGATATTGGCCAATTTCACCTCATCTATTGTTCAGCTGATGaggaaatatatgaatgtagAGGTGCACTTTGAATTTGAGTAA